In one Leptospira yasudae genomic region, the following are encoded:
- a CDS encoding NADP-dependent isocitrate dehydrogenase: MAKIKVKTPLVELDGDEMTRIIWKEIKDRFIHPYLDIELDYYDLGVEYRDKTDDKVTVDSAHAIQKYGVGVKCATITPNQDRVKEYNLKQEWKSPNGTIRSILDGTVFRKPIIVNNIPAAVRSWVKPITVGRHAYGDLYKDTELYIPEAGKVELVYTGKDGKEKQRALIHDFDGAGVIMGQHNLDKSILSFAQACFNYALSEKINIWFATKDTISKKYHARFRAIFDELAKAKADDLKKAGIEYQYYLIDDAVAQIMKNEGGMLWALMNYDGDVMSDMVASGFGSLGLMTSVLVSPDGKYEYEAAHGTVTRHYRKYQQGETTSTNSVASIFAWTGALIKRGELDGTPDVVAFGQKLEKAVIDTIEGGEMTKDLTLLCTDPKAKSLDTFQFMEAIQKKL, from the coding sequence ATGGCAAAGATCAAGGTAAAAACCCCGCTCGTAGAACTTGACGGGGACGAAATGACCAGGATCATCTGGAAGGAGATCAAGGATAGATTCATTCATCCATATCTCGATATCGAACTGGACTACTATGATTTAGGCGTGGAATACCGCGATAAAACCGACGATAAGGTTACGGTTGATTCCGCTCATGCGATTCAAAAATACGGAGTGGGCGTAAAATGCGCGACCATCACTCCGAACCAAGACAGAGTTAAAGAATACAATCTCAAACAAGAATGGAAATCTCCGAACGGAACGATTCGTTCCATTCTTGACGGAACCGTTTTCCGCAAGCCGATCATCGTAAACAATATTCCGGCTGCCGTTCGTTCTTGGGTAAAGCCGATCACCGTCGGTCGTCACGCGTACGGAGATCTTTATAAGGACACCGAACTCTATATTCCGGAAGCCGGAAAAGTGGAATTGGTTTATACCGGAAAAGACGGAAAAGAAAAACAAAGAGCTTTGATCCACGACTTCGACGGGGCCGGTGTGATCATGGGTCAGCACAACTTGGATAAATCGATTCTTAGTTTTGCGCAGGCTTGTTTCAATTACGCACTTTCCGAAAAGATCAATATCTGGTTTGCAACGAAAGACACCATTTCTAAAAAGTATCACGCAAGATTCCGTGCGATCTTCGACGAACTCGCAAAAGCGAAAGCGGACGATCTTAAAAAAGCGGGAATCGAATATCAGTATTATTTAATCGACGACGCGGTTGCGCAAATCATGAAAAACGAGGGCGGTATGCTCTGGGCTCTCATGAACTACGACGGGGACGTTATGAGCGACATGGTCGCGTCCGGATTCGGATCTTTGGGATTAATGACTTCCGTACTCGTTTCTCCGGATGGAAAATACGAATACGAAGCGGCTCACGGAACCGTGACCAGACACTATCGTAAGTATCAACAAGGTGAAACCACTTCCACGAACTCCGTAGCATCCATCTTTGCATGGACCGGAGCTTTGATCAAAAGAGGAGAATTGGACGGAACTCCGGACGTTGTCGCTTTCGGTCAAAAACTCGAAAAAGCGGTCATCGATACGATCGAAGGCGGAGAAATGACGAAAGACTTAACTTTGCTCTGCACGGATCCAAAAGCAAAGTCTCTGGACACTTTCCAGTTTATGGAAGCGATTCAGAAAAAGCTTTAA
- a CDS encoding response regulator encodes MKVLVLDSGATVRRIISSFFPAEDFQIVEAGSAKEGLDLAFKEHFDLITIGMILPDADGFTVCKIIRNSQREKKDSACKNSKIYLVTSGDIEANRAKSVEFGFDGIFPKPSGIDEFKIVIKEIIELVYGSETNHHAETHSIGKILIIDDSELNLLLLGKILKRNGYTFQAFSEGKKAYEYLESSNEPISAILTDWIMPNFSGEELVETIRKQEKFDKIPIAVITGLEENAGLNVTVLHKNVYVLQKPYSERKILEYIRNI; translated from the coding sequence TTGAAAGTACTCGTTTTAGATTCCGGGGCCACGGTACGAAGAATCATATCTTCTTTTTTTCCGGCGGAAGATTTTCAAATCGTAGAAGCCGGATCGGCCAAAGAAGGTTTGGATCTTGCGTTTAAGGAACATTTCGATCTGATCACGATCGGCATGATTCTCCCGGACGCGGACGGATTTACCGTTTGCAAAATCATCCGCAACAGCCAACGGGAAAAAAAAGACAGCGCATGCAAGAATTCTAAAATATATCTGGTCACATCGGGCGATATAGAAGCAAACCGCGCCAAGTCCGTGGAATTCGGTTTTGACGGAATCTTTCCGAAACCTTCCGGAATCGACGAGTTCAAGATCGTCATCAAAGAAATTATCGAGTTGGTATACGGATCGGAAACGAATCATCACGCGGAAACGCATTCGATCGGGAAAATTCTAATCATCGACGATTCGGAACTGAATCTGCTTTTATTGGGAAAAATTCTGAAAAGGAACGGATATACGTTTCAGGCGTTTTCGGAAGGGAAGAAGGCGTACGAATATCTGGAGTCAAGCAACGAACCGATTTCCGCCATTCTCACGGATTGGATCATGCCTAATTTTTCGGGAGAAGAACTCGTGGAAACGATTCGTAAACAGGAGAAGTTCGACAAAATTCCGATCGCGGTGATCACGGGTTTGGAAGAAAACGCAGGATTGAACGTCACAGTTCTTCACAAAAACGTATATGTTCTTCAGAAACCGTATTCCGAAAGAAAAATCCTGGAATACATTCGAAATATCTAA
- a CDS encoding LIC_13241 domain-containing protein, translating into MNGPNSFETRIEKTNDLISFLSKLFPMNLKSGEEEWPRTYEFVHLEKKYKAVFSLFGSFTLLPGSAQEVAGTSPIFYLSLDTNPSQQLIWAKPDRESMNDPNRIVDELQNQIRIYEEGISEIKSKEK; encoded by the coding sequence ATGAACGGACCGAATTCATTCGAAACTAGAATCGAAAAAACGAATGATTTGATTTCGTTTCTTTCCAAACTCTTTCCGATGAATTTAAAATCCGGTGAGGAAGAATGGCCTCGCACCTATGAATTCGTTCATCTCGAAAAAAAATACAAAGCGGTCTTTTCTCTGTTCGGTTCTTTTACACTTCTTCCCGGCAGCGCGCAAGAAGTCGCGGGGACTTCTCCGATTTTTTATCTCAGTTTAGATACGAATCCCTCTCAACAACTCATTTGGGCCAAACCCGATCGAGAATCGATGAACGATCCAAACCGAATCGTAGACGAATTGCAAAATCAAATTCGTATTTATGAAGAGGGGATTTCGGAAATCAAGTCCAAGGAAAAATAG
- the mazG gene encoding nucleoside triphosphate pyrophosphohydrolase, whose product MQANSLTEEIGKLQEVTATLRGENGCPWDKEQDHQTLVPYLIEESQEVIEAILKKDDELLKEELGDLLFQVVFHARLAEERNAFNLGDIAKGVSDKLIFRHPHVFRPEELTLSSSQEVIENWEKIKDKEKKKPSYSSIFSNVPENFSSLLKAEKYQKKAAKVGFDWKEVADVHGKVREEMEEFLAEFGTAKADGTNQVRIEEEFGDLLFSLVNLGRHLGISAESALTRTNAKFKNRFQYIEESLQKEGRTPNDSNLEEMDRLWNQAKELEK is encoded by the coding sequence ATGCAGGCAAATTCACTCACGGAAGAAATCGGTAAACTCCAAGAGGTAACGGCCACGCTCCGCGGAGAAAACGGTTGTCCTTGGGATAAGGAACAGGACCACCAGACCTTGGTTCCCTATCTCATCGAAGAATCGCAGGAAGTCATCGAAGCCATTCTCAAAAAAGACGACGAACTTCTCAAAGAAGAATTGGGAGATCTCCTCTTTCAAGTCGTGTTTCATGCAAGGCTCGCCGAAGAAAGAAACGCATTCAATTTAGGAGACATAGCCAAAGGTGTGTCCGATAAGCTGATTTTTAGACATCCGCACGTATTTCGCCCGGAAGAACTCACGTTATCCTCCTCTCAGGAAGTGATCGAAAACTGGGAAAAAATCAAAGACAAAGAAAAGAAGAAACCGAGTTACTCGTCTATTTTCTCAAACGTTCCGGAAAATTTTTCCTCCCTTTTAAAAGCGGAGAAATACCAAAAGAAAGCGGCTAAGGTCGGATTCGATTGGAAAGAAGTCGCGGACGTGCACGGAAAAGTAAGAGAAGAGATGGAAGAATTCTTAGCGGAGTTCGGAACGGCGAAGGCGGACGGAACCAATCAAGTAAGAATCGAAGAAGAATTCGGAGATTTGCTTTTTAGTTTAGTCAATCTCGGAAGACATCTCGGAATCTCCGCGGAATCCGCGCTCACGAGAACCAACGCAAAATTTAAAAATCGATTTCAATACATAGAAGAATCCTTACAAAAAGAAGGAAGAACCCCGAACGATTCCAACTTGGAAGAAATGGATCGTTTATGGAATCAAGCGAAAGAGCTGGAAAAATGA
- a CDS encoding DUF6580 family putative transport protein gives MIRSKSFIVLSLVLIAVASRLLPHPANFTPILAISLFAGAYFASKKLSLFLPIVALTISNLFLGFHDQVFVVYGMTLLLVVAGWQLRESSSVKKIAFWTLGGSVLFFIVTNFYVWLMGYYTYDMNGLVQCYLMAIPFFKNALLGDMFYTTVLFGGFALIERAGWMELAPVSVK, from the coding sequence ATGATACGTTCAAAAAGTTTTATCGTTCTTTCACTCGTTCTGATCGCGGTTGCGAGTCGTTTACTGCCGCACCCGGCCAATTTTACGCCGATTCTTGCGATCTCTCTTTTCGCAGGAGCGTATTTCGCTTCTAAGAAACTTTCGTTGTTTCTTCCGATCGTTGCACTTACGATCAGCAATTTGTTTCTCGGTTTTCACGATCAGGTTTTCGTCGTCTACGGAATGACCCTTCTTTTGGTCGTGGCCGGTTGGCAGTTGAGAGAATCTTCTTCCGTGAAAAAGATCGCGTTTTGGACTTTAGGCGGTTCGGTTCTTTTCTTTATCGTTACGAACTTTTACGTCTGGCTCATGGGCTATTACACTTACGATATGAACGGTCTTGTTCAGTGTTATCTGATGGCGATTCCGTTTTTTAAGAATGCACTTTTAGGAGATATGTTTTATACGACCGTTCTTTTCGGCGGATTCGCTCTGATCGAAAGAGCGGGTTGGATGGAACTGGCTCCAGTTTCAGTAAAGTAA
- a CDS encoding LA_2444/LA_4059 family outer membrane protein: protein MKKQIQKTVPILLTIFFLLFQTNVFGQQIRNAQSDPDALEREANELELKAGKAQDPVTRQRMILEVQRKRAEASELRDKLHEQEVAKAPKGATFEISVLFNQATWVPEPLARRQNVSSNELNSFLYTSGFYQSVNTIARTGGFDAHLINNTGSFYSDPQGNTKTAYPIRMLFLTESKKFGVEATFLDFRINPSYTSLNVNPTAENFNQTYSVYGPQLRRTDIQLNLLYFFETGSGTRLGPSIGVRNLDIYSKEYGNLPGGLGFGNLEEKAGGIGPQIGFRIVKKLNNFFQFHVNADYFRTLGKYHLKTSSTTLYNGAQNFLVTETAGSAGENLVKRGGYQIDTGLSFSRTSWLKFMVGFQYTEMRSSVSGYNYNANLLFPDAVSTTALNTITKPVDLATTRPALEKEVIDTYYGFYLGIGIVL, encoded by the coding sequence ATGAAAAAGCAAATTCAAAAAACCGTTCCCATCCTTCTGACGATCTTTTTTCTTCTGTTTCAAACGAACGTATTCGGACAACAGATCAGAAACGCACAATCCGATCCCGACGCTCTGGAAAGAGAAGCCAACGAACTCGAACTCAAAGCGGGCAAGGCCCAGGATCCCGTAACCAGACAACGGATGATTCTCGAAGTTCAAAGAAAAAGAGCGGAGGCTTCCGAGTTAAGAGATAAACTTCACGAACAGGAAGTGGCAAAAGCCCCGAAAGGCGCAACGTTCGAGATCTCGGTGTTGTTCAATCAAGCGACTTGGGTTCCCGAACCTTTGGCGAGAAGACAAAACGTTTCCTCTAACGAATTGAATTCCTTTCTTTATACGAGCGGCTTTTATCAAAGCGTAAATACGATTGCGCGCACCGGCGGTTTTGACGCGCATCTCATCAACAATACGGGAAGTTTTTATTCCGACCCGCAAGGGAACACGAAAACGGCATATCCGATTCGAATGCTATTCTTAACCGAATCCAAAAAATTCGGAGTGGAAGCGACCTTCTTGGATTTCAGAATCAATCCGTCTTATACTTCGCTGAACGTCAATCCGACCGCCGAGAACTTCAATCAGACTTACAGTGTTTACGGACCTCAACTGAGAAGAACGGACATTCAGCTCAACCTTCTCTATTTTTTCGAAACCGGATCGGGAACGAGACTCGGACCTTCCATCGGAGTTCGCAACTTGGACATTTATTCCAAAGAATACGGAAATCTTCCCGGCGGACTCGGATTCGGTAACTTGGAAGAAAAGGCGGGAGGAATCGGACCACAAATCGGATTTCGGATCGTAAAGAAACTCAACAACTTCTTTCAATTCCACGTGAACGCGGATTACTTTAGAACATTAGGAAAATATCATCTAAAAACGAGCAGCACGACTTTGTATAACGGCGCTCAAAACTTTCTGGTCACTGAAACCGCAGGTTCCGCGGGAGAAAACCTCGTCAAACGAGGCGGTTATCAAATCGATACGGGACTTTCTTTTTCAAGAACGAGCTGGCTCAAGTTTATGGTGGGATTTCAATATACGGAAATGAGATCTTCCGTGAGCGGATACAATTACAATGCGAATCTGCTGTTTCCGGATGCAGTGAGCACGACCGCGCTCAACACGATCACCAAGCCTGTGGACTTAGCGACTACAAGACCTGCCTTGGAAAAAGAAGTGATCGATACGTATTACGGATTTTATCTCGGGATAGGAATCGTACTTTAA
- a CDS encoding TIGR00730 family Rossman fold protein, with amino-acid sequence MNLTKSAVCVFCGSRSGTNPIYTKAAQDLGHLLVEKKFDLVFGGASCGIMGTIADAVMEKGGSVSGIIPDFLSIKEVKHDRVKDLMIVSSMHERKFRMYEKSSGFIALPGGIGTLDELVEITTWNQLKLISKPLGLLNVNGYFDYLLMQLGRMVDDGFLDRETKEGLIVSEDPEELLDLLSKRFV; translated from the coding sequence ATGAATTTAACCAAGTCGGCAGTTTGCGTTTTTTGCGGTTCCCGTTCGGGAACCAATCCTATCTATACGAAGGCGGCTCAGGATCTGGGTCATTTGCTCGTGGAAAAAAAATTCGATTTAGTATTCGGAGGAGCTTCCTGCGGAATTATGGGAACGATCGCGGATGCGGTGATGGAGAAGGGCGGTTCCGTTTCCGGTATCATTCCCGACTTTCTTTCGATTAAAGAAGTCAAACACGATCGTGTGAAGGATCTGATGATCGTTTCTTCCATGCACGAAAGAAAGTTTCGGATGTACGAGAAGTCTTCCGGTTTTATCGCGTTACCCGGAGGAATCGGAACCTTGGATGAACTCGTCGAAATCACGACTTGGAATCAATTGAAGCTGATCTCGAAACCTCTCGGACTTTTGAACGTTAACGGTTACTTCGATTATCTATTGATGCAGTTGGGGAGAATGGTGGACGACGGATTTTTAGATCGCGAAACGAAAGAAGGTCTGATCGTTTCGGAAGATCCGGAGGAATTACTCGATCTTCTTAGCAAACGGTTTGTTTAA
- a CDS encoding ankyrin repeat domain-containing protein produces MEGEPVLIDWLKEYRDNYGSGVLSWAVKNSDREAIELLLEAGADPDETNARGETPLLTSLDQGNEELIHIFLEAGADSGKKDFSGNTPLAKAVSTGSLHIVEMISENLHSSPDFEERNGEGYTPLLLAVDLGHFTIVEYLLDKDADFLKKNSEGRTVLHLTALHNDYEILDLFLEKEETKTILENRDADGNTALLLAASHDSVECLERLLKIGADFLKMNASGKTGLEEAERQKYHHVSKILKKAMTDRLFTAAEHGEDDICRTILHLGISPNSIDQNGNSPLHIAVIHDRISTATLLFASNASQFLKNLEGKSALELAKEGGKEELIQLLEPEPEKE; encoded by the coding sequence ATGGAAGGAGAACCGGTTCTCATCGATTGGCTGAAAGAATACCGGGACAATTACGGATCGGGCGTCTTATCCTGGGCTGTGAAGAATTCCGATCGGGAAGCGATCGAACTTCTACTCGAGGCCGGTGCGGACCCGGACGAAACCAACGCAAGAGGCGAAACTCCGTTGCTGACCTCTCTCGATCAAGGCAACGAAGAATTGATCCATATCTTCTTGGAAGCCGGAGCCGATTCCGGGAAAAAAGATTTTTCGGGAAATACTCCTTTGGCAAAAGCCGTAAGCACCGGAAGTCTACACATTGTGGAGATGATTTCGGAAAATCTTCATTCCAGCCCCGATTTCGAAGAAAGAAACGGAGAAGGATATACCCCTCTTCTTTTAGCAGTCGATCTCGGACATTTTACGATCGTGGAATATCTTCTCGATAAGGACGCGGACTTCTTAAAAAAGAATTCCGAAGGAAGAACGGTTCTTCATCTCACGGCTCTCCACAACGATTATGAAATTCTGGATCTGTTTTTGGAAAAAGAAGAAACGAAAACGATTCTGGAAAACCGGGACGCGGACGGAAATACGGCGCTCTTACTGGCTGCATCGCACGACAGCGTGGAATGTCTCGAACGACTTCTGAAAATCGGAGCCGACTTTTTAAAGATGAACGCTTCCGGAAAAACGGGATTGGAAGAAGCGGAGCGGCAAAAATACCATCACGTTTCCAAGATTCTCAAAAAGGCCATGACCGATCGCTTGTTTACCGCCGCCGAACACGGCGAAGACGATATTTGCAGAACCATTTTACATCTCGGAATTTCTCCCAACTCGATCGATCAAAACGGAAATTCACCTCTTCACATCGCGGTCATCCATGATCGAATTTCAACGGCGACTCTTTTGTTCGCCTCGAACGCGTCCCAGTTCTTAAAGAATTTAGAAGGTAAATCGGCTTTAGAGCTTGCTAAAGAAGGCGGAAAAGAGGAATTGATTCAACTCTTGGAACCGGAACCCGAAAAAGAGTGA
- a CDS encoding AEC family transporter, which produces MSQLIVIPVCLIAGWILKRGRIFPENSGAALGSFVIYISLPALILANVPSMKLESSLIFLASMPWLIFGLSVAFFYGATKFFDWDSETRIALTLCCGLGNTSFLGLPVLRMFYGEEVTNAVLIIDQFGTFLCLAIPGFILALRFLSKNEQEKSGSPLRSILKKLFTFPPFLALLFSFFLRLFTIPESIHSVLKTLGETLVPIALFTVGFQMELPFKGSSSKESKDLAQPLTVGLIYKLIFAPIVVFLIYRFLNLNPKHIKAAVLEAGMAPMITASIVSIQMGFKPTLSAALPGVGILCSIPTLISLYFILENFF; this is translated from the coding sequence GTGTCTCAACTCATTGTCATTCCGGTTTGTTTGATTGCCGGTTGGATACTCAAACGCGGGAGAATTTTTCCGGAAAATTCCGGTGCAGCACTCGGAAGTTTCGTCATCTATATTTCCTTACCGGCTTTGATTTTGGCCAACGTTCCCTCGATGAAACTCGAATCTTCTTTGATCTTTTTGGCTTCGATGCCCTGGCTGATCTTCGGCCTATCCGTCGCCTTCTTTTACGGCGCGACGAAATTCTTCGATTGGGATTCGGAAACGAGAATCGCGCTCACGCTTTGCTGCGGACTCGGCAACACTTCCTTTTTAGGACTTCCCGTTTTGCGAATGTTTTACGGGGAAGAAGTCACCAATGCGGTTTTGATCATCGATCAATTCGGAACCTTTCTTTGTCTTGCGATTCCCGGATTTATCTTAGCGTTGCGCTTTCTTTCCAAAAACGAACAGGAAAAAAGCGGAAGTCCGTTGCGATCCATTTTGAAAAAGCTCTTCACTTTCCCTCCGTTTCTTGCTTTACTTTTTTCGTTTTTCCTAAGACTTTTCACCATTCCGGAATCGATTCATTCCGTATTGAAAACTTTGGGAGAAACGTTGGTGCCGATCGCCTTATTTACCGTCGGATTTCAAATGGAACTTCCGTTCAAGGGTTCATCCTCTAAAGAATCCAAAGACCTCGCGCAGCCCTTGACTGTCGGCCTGATTTATAAATTGATCTTTGCCCCAATCGTGGTATTTCTAATCTATCGTTTTTTGAATCTGAATCCGAAACACATAAAAGCAGCCGTGTTGGAAGCGGGAATGGCGCCGATGATTACGGCTTCCATCGTTTCCATTCAGATGGGATTTAAACCTACGCTTTCCGCGGCTCTTCCGGGTGTCGGAATTCTGTGTTCGATCCCGACTTTGATTTCGCTCTATTTCATACTGGAGAATTTTTTCTGA
- a CDS encoding DUF2889 domain-containing protein, with translation MSALQEIKDRIRFRNTDFQRNYESRYYWFPEESPPFCIIEVNQYDPYHDMTLYLEVDLTTMKIVKSGVEEKRVPYESCPAAIKTYDYLVGEEMSYSKLMNRFPADKTLGCLHINELIQNAAMNFHSAYAFYLKERNFPAHLDEYKMYEGDLPAKERREIGRHWWMKDRGVKNSCYSFSYRHEKPELKDQVKHLDSITAMMVKEFKKSRKG, from the coding sequence ATGAGCGCGTTGCAGGAAATCAAAGATCGGATCCGTTTTCGAAACACGGACTTTCAAAGAAATTACGAAAGCAGATATTACTGGTTTCCCGAAGAATCTCCTCCTTTCTGCATCATCGAAGTCAATCAATACGATCCGTATCACGATATGACTCTGTATCTGGAAGTGGATCTCACCACGATGAAAATCGTAAAATCGGGAGTGGAGGAAAAACGGGTTCCGTATGAAAGTTGCCCCGCTGCGATCAAAACATACGACTATCTCGTCGGCGAGGAAATGTCCTATTCCAAACTGATGAATCGCTTTCCTGCGGATAAAACGTTAGGCTGTCTTCATATCAACGAATTGATTCAAAATGCCGCGATGAATTTTCATTCCGCGTATGCGTTTTATCTCAAAGAAAGAAACTTTCCCGCACACCTCGACGAATACAAAATGTACGAAGGCGACCTTCCCGCAAAAGAAAGAAGGGAAATCGGAAGACATTGGTGGATGAAGGACAGAGGAGTAAAAAATTCCTGTTATTCGTTTTCCTATCGTCACGAAAAACCGGAACTCAAGGATCAAGTGAAACATCTTGACAGCATCACCGCAATGATGGTAAAAGAATTTAAGAAATCGAGAAAGGGTTAA
- a CDS encoding SDR family NAD(P)-dependent oxidoreductase: MITSFFLEKSFLVTGASSGIGKALVLELNRNGAVVGAVARRKELLKEVKNEAPFPDKVIALPGDVSDSSQLKKITEEFRKKVRRIDGLIHSAGISMRGLARETDFKVYESLMNVNFYPLIHLFRFLESELRQNQGHFVAVSSLQGRFATQYRSGYAASKHAVQAFMDSVRLETSESGMHVMTVSPGYVKTDISVKALSSDGSAYGIMDEGIKNGMSTEKVAAIILKAIESKKRDVYPSQFREMLAYWISRFSPSLLDRLLRRARVT; the protein is encoded by the coding sequence ATGATAACCTCGTTCTTTTTGGAAAAATCGTTTTTGGTCACAGGCGCGAGTTCCGGAATCGGAAAAGCTTTGGTATTGGAACTCAATCGAAACGGAGCCGTCGTCGGCGCGGTCGCGCGAAGAAAAGAATTGTTAAAAGAAGTGAAAAACGAAGCGCCTTTTCCCGATAAGGTCATCGCTCTTCCGGGCGACGTTTCGGATTCTTCCCAACTCAAAAAGATCACGGAAGAATTTCGTAAGAAGGTGCGTCGTATCGATGGACTGATTCACAGCGCGGGGATCAGCATGCGCGGTCTTGCGCGCGAAACCGACTTCAAAGTTTATGAAAGTCTAATGAACGTAAATTTCTATCCCTTGATTCATCTGTTTCGGTTTTTGGAATCGGAACTCAGACAGAACCAGGGACATTTTGTGGCGGTTTCTTCTTTGCAGGGAAGATTTGCTACCCAATATAGATCCGGTTATGCTGCGAGTAAACATGCGGTGCAGGCGTTTATGGACAGCGTTCGGCTTGAAACCTCCGAAAGCGGAATGCATGTTATGACAGTTTCTCCCGGTTATGTGAAGACCGATATTTCCGTAAAGGCTTTGTCCTCGGACGGTTCCGCATACGGAATCATGGACGAAGGAATTAAGAACGGAATGTCTACGGAGAAAGTTGCTGCAATCATTTTGAAAGCGATCGAATCGAAAAAGAGGGACGTTTACCCTTCGCAGTTTCGGGAGATGTTGGCGTATTGGATCAGCCGATTTTCACCTTCGCTTTTGGATCGGCTTTTGAGAAGAGCAAGAGTGACGTGA
- a CDS encoding formylglycine-generating enzyme family protein, with translation MISYLLPKSKRFTALLSILLLGWTFAALLPQEQEDPSLNLRTVPFWRGEVEAVYRGKGKVKIRIRRGSVFYGKEEEEIKAVLERKPSYSVIQTSPEKEIGSFSIRQISIAYQANPKGKKASEIELFGTFTANAGIPESLLTAGTFIQDYKQEVAYVEPGAFFTEDRRRTRPAKQLRHPRDGKEMVFVSSGYEQNGELFYESMGFFLHGQGNEPAEDSYNPFYFKPERGNLQDISSFYIDKYEVTNQEYSKFLKETNTPAPPHWKNGTIPVGKEHHPVNGVTYREAEAYARWSGKRLPTEMEWEKAARGTGITWMINRDESYSFFPSPLEYPFGNDFDSSLCNTLESKKMDTISVYELAKKSASPYGAIGMCGNVAEWTSSDYLPYRGHSLKRNAFGKLHKVIRGGSFSSTKEESTTYFRSFGGIPNLKTDRRAGIRLAWDPPGK, from the coding sequence ATGATCTCCTACTTGCTTCCAAAATCGAAACGATTCACGGCCCTCTTGTCCATCCTGCTTTTAGGATGGACCTTCGCCGCATTACTTCCTCAAGAACAAGAAGACCCTTCTCTCAATTTACGAACGGTTCCTTTTTGGAGGGGAGAAGTAGAAGCCGTCTATAGAGGCAAAGGCAAAGTAAAAATCCGTATTCGAAGGGGATCGGTTTTTTACGGAAAAGAAGAGGAAGAAATCAAAGCCGTTCTCGAAAGAAAACCGAGCTATTCGGTTATACAAACCTCGCCTGAAAAAGAAATCGGTTCGTTCAGCATTCGTCAAATCTCCATCGCCTATCAGGCAAATCCGAAAGGAAAAAAAGCCTCCGAAATCGAACTCTTTGGAACGTTTACTGCAAACGCGGGAATTCCCGAAAGTCTTTTGACCGCAGGAACCTTCATCCAAGACTACAAACAAGAAGTAGCCTACGTCGAACCCGGCGCTTTCTTCACCGAAGATAGAAGAAGAACCCGACCTGCGAAACAGCTCAGACATCCGCGCGACGGAAAAGAAATGGTTTTTGTCTCCAGCGGTTATGAACAAAACGGAGAACTGTTTTACGAATCGATGGGATTTTTTCTGCACGGACAAGGCAACGAACCTGCGGAAGACAGTTACAATCCGTTTTACTTCAAACCTGAACGGGGAAATCTACAGGACATCTCGTCGTTTTACATCGATAAATACGAAGTTACCAATCAAGAATATTCAAAATTTCTAAAGGAAACAAACACGCCGGCCCCTCCTCATTGGAAGAACGGAACGATTCCCGTCGGCAAGGAACATCATCCCGTGAACGGAGTGACGTATCGCGAAGCCGAAGCCTACGCGCGTTGGTCCGGCAAACGTCTTCCCACCGAAATGGAATGGGAAAAGGCCGCACGCGGAACGGGAATCACTTGGATGATCAACCGGGACGAATCCTATTCTTTCTTTCCGAGTCCGCTCGAATATCCGTTCGGCAACGATTTCGATTCTTCCCTTTGCAATACTCTGGAAAGTAAGAAGATGGACACGATTTCCGTCTACGAACTCGCTAAAAAATCCGCGAGTCCGTACGGTGCGATCGGAATGTGTGGAAACGTTGCGGAATGGACGAGCTCGGATTATCTTCCGTATCGGGGACATTCACTCAAACGAAATGCATTCGGAAAATTGCATAAAGTCATTCGCGGCGGTTCGTTCTCCTCTACCAAGGAAGAATCCACGACGTATTTTCGGTCCTTCGGTGGAATTCCGAATTTGAAAACGGATCGCAGAGCCGGAATCCGTCTTGCTTGGGATCCGCCGGGTAAGTAA